From Virgibacillus natechei, the proteins below share one genomic window:
- the gpmI gene encoding 2,3-bisphosphoglycerate-independent phosphoglycerate mutase has protein sequence MSETKLGALIILDGLAIRDEEKGNAFKQANTPNMDRYWNKYAHNQLLASGKAVGLPDGQMGNSEVGHLNIGAGRVVYQSLTRVNLSIEEGDFFEVEAFLKSIQHAKENDKALHIFGLLSDGGVHSHINHMFALLKLAKDNNLKDVYIHAFLDGRDVGPQTAKTYIEQTEAKMKAYGIGKFATISGRYYSMDRDKRWERVKKAYDAMVHGAGPTYDNPYEVINDSYDNGIHDEFVLPSVILDENGAPVGKVEDKDSIIFYNFRPDRAIQISRTFADEDFQDFDRGENVPKDLDFVMLTDFSESVDGYVAYSPVNLDNTVGEVLTQHNMKQLRIAETEKYPHVTFFMSGGRENQFPGEKRVLIDSPKVATYDLQPEMSAYQVTDALLNELDTGEHNAIILNFANPDMVGHSGKLEETIRAIETVDECLGKIVDKITDLGGHAIITADHGNSDEVITMDGEPMTAHTTNPVPVIVTKEGIELRDGGILADLSPTLLDLLDIPKPKEMTGESLMRK, from the coding sequence ATGAGTGAAACTAAATTAGGTGCACTAATTATTTTAGATGGCCTTGCGATTCGTGATGAAGAAAAGGGAAATGCATTTAAGCAAGCCAACACACCGAATATGGATCGGTACTGGAATAAGTATGCTCATAATCAATTATTAGCCAGTGGTAAAGCTGTAGGACTTCCAGATGGACAAATGGGTAATTCTGAAGTAGGCCACCTGAATATTGGTGCTGGTCGTGTTGTCTATCAAAGCTTAACTCGAGTTAATCTATCGATTGAGGAAGGCGACTTTTTTGAAGTGGAAGCATTTCTAAAATCGATTCAACATGCAAAAGAGAATGATAAAGCGTTGCACATATTCGGACTATTGTCTGATGGCGGCGTGCATAGTCATATTAATCATATGTTTGCATTATTGAAATTAGCAAAAGATAATAATTTGAAAGACGTATATATACATGCATTTTTAGATGGTCGTGATGTAGGCCCGCAAACGGCTAAAACGTACATTGAACAGACGGAAGCGAAAATGAAAGCGTATGGTATTGGTAAATTTGCGACGATTTCTGGGCGCTATTATTCCATGGACCGGGATAAACGCTGGGAACGGGTTAAGAAAGCATATGATGCCATGGTTCATGGTGCAGGGCCGACGTATGATAATCCGTATGAAGTTATCAATGATTCATACGATAATGGTATTCACGATGAATTCGTTTTACCTTCTGTGATCTTAGACGAAAATGGTGCCCCTGTTGGAAAAGTGGAAGATAAGGATTCCATTATTTTCTATAATTTTCGTCCAGATCGCGCCATTCAAATATCCAGAACGTTTGCGGATGAAGACTTTCAGGATTTCGACCGCGGCGAAAATGTTCCCAAGGATCTGGATTTTGTCATGCTAACAGACTTCAGTGAATCAGTAGATGGATATGTTGCCTACTCACCGGTCAACCTTGATAACACGGTAGGAGAAGTTCTAACGCAGCATAATATGAAGCAACTGAGAATAGCGGAAACGGAAAAATATCCCCATGTTACGTTTTTCATGAGTGGCGGTCGAGAAAATCAATTTCCGGGCGAAAAACGTGTCCTTATTGACTCGCCCAAAGTAGCAACCTATGACTTACAGCCAGAAATGAGCGCATATCAAGTAACTGATGCGCTGTTGAATGAACTGGATACAGGGGAACATAATGCAATCATTTTAAACTTTGCTAATCCAGATATGGTTGGTCACTCAGGAAAATTAGAGGAAACAATTAGAGCAATTGAGACAGTTGATGAATGTTTAGGTAAAATCGTTGATAAGATAACGGACCTGGGTGGACATGCCATTATTACTGCAGACCATGGAAATTCAGATGAGGTTATAACCATGGATGGAGAGCCAATGACAGCACATACAACAAACCCAGTACCTGTTATTGTAACAAAAGAAGGTATAGAATTACGAGATGGCGGTATTTTAGCAGATTTATCACCGACTTTACTTGACCTATTAGATATACCCAAACCGAAAGAAATGACTGGCGAATCATTAATGAGGAAATAA
- a CDS encoding phosphoglycerate kinase has translation MNKKTLQDLELKGKKVFCRVDFNVPMKDGTVTDETRIKAARPTIDYLSEKGAKVILASHLGRPKGEAVEELRLDPVAKSLSELISKEVIKTDSVHGAEVNDAISQLNDGDVLLLENVRFEAGEEQNDAILAQAFADMADYYVNDAFGAAHRAHASTTGVAEKLPAVAGHLMEKELAVLGKALEDPDRPFTAIIGGAKVKDKINVIDHLLDKVDNLIIGGGLAYTFVKAQGHEVGKSLLEEDKLDLAKDFMKKAQEKGVNFLLPTDVVVADDFSDSANTKITPIDQIPSDWEALDIGPETRKTYSQVVADSKLIIWNGPMGVFEMNTFAGGTKEVAESLANTEGYTIIGGGDSAAAVEKFDLAEEMDHVSTGGGASLEFMEGKVLPGVEALTDK, from the coding sequence ATGAATAAGAAAACACTTCAAGACCTTGAACTCAAAGGAAAGAAAGTCTTTTGTCGTGTGGATTTTAATGTGCCAATGAAAGATGGTACCGTTACTGATGAAACACGTATAAAAGCAGCACGTCCAACCATTGATTATTTATCTGAAAAAGGTGCGAAAGTGATTTTGGCAAGCCATCTTGGCCGGCCTAAGGGCGAGGCAGTAGAAGAATTGCGCTTGGATCCTGTTGCAAAGAGCTTAAGTGAATTAATCAGTAAAGAAGTTATAAAGACTGATTCTGTTCATGGTGCAGAAGTAAATGACGCTATTTCACAATTGAATGATGGTGATGTGTTATTGCTTGAAAATGTCCGTTTTGAAGCTGGTGAAGAACAAAATGATGCCATTTTAGCGCAAGCTTTTGCAGATATGGCAGATTACTATGTCAATGATGCATTTGGTGCAGCGCACCGCGCACATGCTTCCACAACAGGTGTTGCAGAAAAGTTACCTGCTGTTGCAGGCCATCTAATGGAAAAAGAACTTGCGGTATTGGGCAAAGCATTAGAGGACCCGGATCGTCCTTTTACAGCGATTATCGGTGGAGCAAAAGTGAAAGATAAAATAAATGTTATTGACCATTTATTGGATAAAGTAGATAACTTAATTATTGGTGGTGGACTAGCCTATACCTTTGTCAAAGCGCAGGGGCATGAAGTTGGAAAATCATTATTGGAAGAAGATAAGCTAGATTTAGCAAAAGATTTCATGAAAAAAGCACAAGAAAAAGGCGTTAACTTTCTTCTACCAACAGATGTTGTTGTAGCAGATGATTTTTCCGATTCTGCAAACACCAAAATCACACCAATTGACCAGATTCCATCAGATTGGGAAGCGTTGGATATTGGCCCTGAAACGCGAAAAACGTATAGCCAAGTTGTAGCTGATTCGAAGCTGATCATTTGGAATGGGCCTATGGGTGTTTTTGAAATGAATACTTTTGCTGGTGGAACCAAGGAAGTTGCCGAGAGTTTAGCAAACACAGAAGGGTATACCATAATTGGTGGTGGTGATTCAGCTGCAGCTGTAGAAAAATTCGACCTTGCAGAAGAAATGGATCACGTATCTACTGGTGGCGGAGCGTCACTTGAATTCATGGAAGGAAAAGTTCTTCCTGGCGTAGAAGCTTTAACGGATAAATAG
- the tpiA gene encoding triose-phosphate isomerase, which translates to MRKKVIAGNWKMNKVSSEANEFIDEVVEKAPTSDDVEAIVCAPFPFLASLAEKTKGTTVKIGAQNMHFEDSGAFTGEVSPGMLSDLGVTHVVIGHSERREHFAETDETVNKKTHAAFNHKLTPIVCVGETLEQREANETMNHVESQVKKAVEGLSDEQVTETIIAYEPIWAIGTGKTASSEEANEVCAHIRQVIKAITSEEIAEQVVIQYGGSVKPANIDELLAKSDIDGALVGGASVEAESYLQLVEAGTR; encoded by the coding sequence ATGCGCAAAAAAGTTATTGCTGGAAACTGGAAAATGAATAAGGTGTCATCTGAAGCGAATGAATTTATTGATGAGGTAGTAGAGAAAGCACCTACAAGCGATGATGTGGAGGCAATTGTTTGTGCACCATTTCCTTTTTTAGCTTCACTTGCAGAAAAAACAAAAGGAACGACAGTTAAAATTGGTGCACAAAACATGCATTTTGAAGATAGTGGAGCATTTACCGGAGAAGTTAGTCCAGGTATGCTTAGTGACCTTGGCGTAACACATGTCGTTATTGGGCATTCAGAACGTCGCGAACATTTTGCTGAAACAGATGAAACGGTCAACAAGAAAACACATGCAGCATTTAATCATAAATTAACGCCAATTGTATGCGTAGGCGAAACACTTGAACAACGAGAAGCAAATGAAACGATGAATCATGTAGAAAGCCAAGTGAAAAAAGCGGTAGAAGGTCTATCTGACGAACAAGTTACAGAAACGATTATTGCATACGAACCAATCTGGGCAATTGGCACAGGTAAAACGGCTTCGAGTGAAGAAGCAAATGAAGTTTGTGCTCATATCCGCCAGGTTATTAAAGCCATTACTTCTGAGGAGATTGCTGAACAAGTAGTGATTCAGTACGGCGGCAGTGTGAAGCCTGCGAATATTGATGAATTACTCGCAAAATCTGATATTGACGGAGCATTAGTTGGTGGAGCAAGTGTAGAAGCAGAATCCTACCTGCAGCTTGTGGAGGCAGGTACCAGATGA
- the gap gene encoding type I glyceraldehyde-3-phosphate dehydrogenase, which yields MTVKIGINGFGRIGRNVYRQALKNEEVEVVAVNDLTDANMLAHLLKYDSVHGRLEEEVTVNGSNIVVGGKEVKVLSERDPADLGWGDLGVEVVIESTGRFTERNDAQKHIDAGAKKVIISAPAKEEDLTMVMGVNEKDYDPSQHHVLSNASCTTNGIAPLAKVLHENFGLKHGLMTTIHSYTNDQQILDLPHKDYRRARAAAENIIPTSTGAAKVVGKVLPELDGKLNGMAVRVPTPDGSLIDFVADLDKNVTEEEVNKAFEEASKGDLSGVLEYTEDPLVSTDIIGNPNSSIFDSLSTMVIQDNMVKVISWYDNEMGYSARCVDMAVYIKKQGL from the coding sequence ATGACAGTAAAAATAGGTATTAATGGCTTTGGAAGAATTGGTCGTAACGTATATCGTCAAGCATTAAAGAATGAAGAGGTAGAGGTAGTTGCAGTAAATGATTTAACGGATGCAAATATGCTAGCGCATTTACTGAAATATGATTCTGTTCACGGCAGATTAGAAGAAGAAGTAACCGTAAATGGTTCTAATATTGTTGTTGGTGGAAAAGAAGTGAAAGTATTATCAGAGCGCGACCCAGCAGATCTAGGATGGGGCGATCTAGGTGTGGAAGTCGTAATCGAATCTACTGGTCGTTTCACTGAACGTAATGATGCACAGAAGCATATTGATGCTGGAGCGAAGAAAGTTATTATTTCAGCTCCTGCTAAGGAAGAAGATCTTACAATGGTAATGGGTGTAAACGAAAAAGATTACGATCCAAGTCAACACCATGTATTATCCAATGCATCTTGTACTACAAATGGTATCGCACCACTTGCTAAGGTACTTCATGAGAATTTCGGTTTAAAACATGGACTAATGACAACTATTCACTCCTATACAAATGATCAGCAAATCCTAGATTTACCGCATAAAGATTACCGTCGTGCACGTGCAGCAGCAGAGAATATTATCCCAACATCAACAGGCGCGGCTAAAGTAGTTGGAAAAGTATTACCAGAATTAGACGGTAAACTTAATGGTATGGCTGTTCGTGTACCGACACCAGATGGCTCACTAATCGATTTTGTTGCAGATCTTGATAAAAATGTAACAGAAGAAGAGGTAAATAAAGCATTTGAAGAAGCATCTAAAGGAGATTTGAGCGGCGTATTAGAATATACGGAAGACCCGCTTGTATCAACAGATATTATCGGTAACCCAAATTCATCTATTTTTGATAGTTTATCTACTATGGTAATTCAAGACAACATGGTTAAAGTAATTTCTTGGTATGATAACGAAATGGGCTACTCTGCACGTTGTGTAGATATGGCTGTATATATCAAAAAACAAGGACTATAA
- a CDS encoding RNase H family protein has product MIEVYTDGASSGNPGPSGAGIFIKENKRNYEYAFPLGDLSNHEAEFQAVIKALEICSESFPKEIVSFRSDSRTVVDIIEKDYTKNKVFLPFLEKIREETTKFPHFFIKWIPEKQNKHADRLAREAVRMN; this is encoded by the coding sequence ATGATTGAAGTATATACAGATGGAGCATCAAGTGGGAATCCTGGCCCAAGTGGAGCAGGGATTTTTATTAAAGAAAACAAAAGAAATTATGAGTACGCATTTCCGTTGGGGGATTTATCAAACCATGAAGCTGAATTCCAAGCAGTTATCAAAGCGCTTGAGATCTGCAGCGAATCCTTTCCTAAAGAGATCGTTTCCTTCCGTTCCGATTCCCGAACAGTTGTGGATATCATCGAAAAAGACTACACGAAAAACAAAGTGTTCCTTCCCTTTTTAGAAAAAATAAGGGAAGAAACAACGAAGTTTCCGCATTTTTTTATTAAATGGATTCCTGAAAAGCAAAACAAACATGCCGACAGACTAGCTAGAGAGGCAGTTCGCATGAATTGA
- a CDS encoding fumarylacetoacetate hydrolase family protein, with protein MKLVSYKFKQNLGDLRIGFIINEKVYDIQEGYRQLLIFRQEEDLANAVDTVLPADPDRFFSIGESAIERAAEAYNYIRVSDSHFTAFHLEDLYLSNPVLNPSKIICVGKNYADHVAEMKSDLPEYPVLFAKFNNALIGPEDAIEKPEVTTKLDYEVELAVVIGKETSKVSQEDALDYVAGYTIGNDISARDLQKRTPQWLQGKTLDRSTPIGPWVVTSDEMTEPSDLAIRSYVNGEVRQSSTTSNLIFDVPYLIEFISNLITLKPGDIILTGTPDGVGFAMDPPQYLTGGDVVTLEIENIGKMVNKVQEPE; from the coding sequence ATGAAACTGGTAAGCTACAAATTTAAGCAAAATTTGGGAGATCTTAGAATAGGCTTTATAATAAATGAAAAAGTGTACGACATACAAGAAGGTTATCGTCAATTATTGATTTTTAGACAGGAAGAAGACTTGGCAAATGCTGTTGACACTGTACTTCCTGCAGATCCAGATCGTTTTTTCTCTATTGGGGAAAGTGCTATTGAAAGAGCGGCAGAAGCTTATAATTATATAAGGGTGAGCGATAGTCATTTTACTGCCTTTCATCTGGAGGATTTATACTTATCCAACCCTGTTCTTAATCCTTCAAAAATAATTTGTGTTGGGAAGAACTATGCTGACCATGTAGCTGAAATGAAAAGCGATCTCCCAGAATACCCTGTGCTTTTTGCGAAGTTTAACAATGCGCTTATTGGACCTGAGGATGCCATTGAAAAACCAGAAGTTACAACGAAACTCGATTATGAAGTTGAATTAGCTGTCGTGATTGGTAAAGAAACCTCAAAGGTTAGCCAAGAGGACGCACTCGATTATGTGGCTGGCTATACGATTGGAAATGATATTTCAGCTCGTGACTTGCAGAAAAGGACACCGCAATGGCTGCAAGGGAAAACCTTGGATCGTAGTACACCTATTGGACCATGGGTAGTTACATCAGATGAAATGACTGAGCCTTCGGACTTAGCTATTCGTTCCTATGTAAACGGAGAAGTGCGTCAATCTTCAACTACAAGTAATTTAATTTTCGATGTCCCTTATCTAATTGAATTTATATCTAATTTGATTACCTTGAAACCAGGCGACATTATCCTAACTGGAACTCCAGATGGTGTAGGATTTGCCATGGATCCACCACAGTATTTAACCGGTGGTGATGTTGTCACTCTAGAAATAGAAAATATTGGTAAAATGGTGAATAAAGTACAAGAGCCAGAATAA
- the rpoN gene encoding RNA polymerase factor sigma-54 produces the protein MKPRLVQEQTLQWKMNQSLLQSIHILQFDSVELIDYIKEVSKENPLIEEVNYDYDFAQYKSSSSNDVSIGEINQAELTMYDHLKNQLYTLDMTDEQEPIILFGIDSLDEDGYLTVDIDLWAKQCHTTEETVEQALVMIQSLEPAGIAARSLSECILIQLKKMNITQSFIEDLLKEHLNWIAEENYQTIAAHYATNEANIKEIIDCIKLCHPKPGKLLVTEKPEYIIPEASIYKAEGTWKVSFYKWNSPTIEINQSYKEFKDVGEETAAYLKEKYKQVDWLQQAIKYRSHTLEHVVKNIVEKQYMYFEHGAFMLQPLTLREIANDLDLHVSTVSRTINNKYVQTTQGVTPVKFFLQSGIKQLDGKQTASFVIKKLIGELMQHENKIKPLSDEQIKKKLDDEFDIKIARRTVMKYRKQLNIPSSTKRKQ, from the coding sequence ATGAAGCCGAGGCTTGTCCAGGAACAGACGTTACAATGGAAAATGAATCAGTCACTTCTACAGTCCATTCATATTCTTCAGTTTGATAGCGTGGAATTGATTGATTATATTAAAGAAGTGTCTAAGGAAAATCCACTGATTGAAGAAGTTAATTACGATTATGATTTTGCGCAATATAAATCCTCAAGTTCCAATGATGTTTCAATTGGTGAAATCAATCAAGCAGAGTTAACAATGTATGACCACTTGAAAAATCAGCTATATACACTGGATATGACCGACGAACAGGAGCCGATTATTCTATTTGGAATTGATTCGTTAGACGAAGATGGTTATTTAACTGTAGATATCGACCTCTGGGCGAAGCAATGTCATACAACGGAAGAAACAGTTGAACAAGCTTTGGTAATGATCCAATCCCTAGAACCAGCTGGTATTGCTGCTCGTTCACTTAGTGAATGTATTTTAATACAATTAAAGAAAATGAATATTACGCAGTCATTTATTGAAGATTTATTAAAAGAGCATTTGAATTGGATTGCTGAAGAGAATTATCAAACAATTGCGGCACATTATGCAACGAATGAAGCGAATATAAAGGAAATTATCGATTGTATTAAATTATGTCACCCAAAACCTGGAAAGCTTTTAGTGACAGAAAAACCTGAATATATTATTCCAGAGGCGTCCATTTATAAGGCAGAAGGAACTTGGAAGGTATCTTTTTATAAATGGAATTCACCAACAATAGAAATAAATCAATCCTATAAAGAATTTAAGGATGTGGGAGAGGAAACTGCTGCATACCTAAAAGAAAAGTATAAACAAGTGGACTGGTTACAACAGGCGATTAAATACCGGTCTCATACGTTAGAGCATGTTGTGAAAAATATAGTTGAAAAGCAGTATATGTATTTTGAACATGGTGCATTTATGCTTCAGCCTCTTACGCTAAGAGAGATTGCCAATGATTTAGATCTGCATGTATCAACTGTTAGCAGGACAATAAATAATAAATATGTCCAAACAACGCAGGGCGTTACGCCGGTGAAATTTTTTTTGCAATCAGGTATAAAACAATTAGATGGAAAACAGACTGCTTCGTTTGTGATAAAAAAATTAATAGGTGAATTAATGCAACATGAAAATAAAATAAAACCCTTGTCAGATGAACAGATTAAAAAGAAGTTGGATGATGAGTTCGATATTAAAATAGCCCGCCGAACGGTTATGAAGTATCGTAAGCAACTAAACATTCCATCATCAACAAAACGAAAACAATAG
- a CDS encoding sugar-binding transcriptional regulator: MRALIDLQKKLLPDLLDVMKQRYSILHSVELFQPIGRRGLAENTNLTERNVRGEVEFLYEQGLIQVTAKGMYVTKEGKLTLEQLTDFMNEIMGLSVLEKQIKDKLQVEHVIIVPGNSDDYEWVKQDMGKACAAFLKKIVQPNNTIAVTGGTTMASAADVMTVLNKENNYLFVPARGGIGEKVENQANTIASEMARKTNGDYRLLYVPDPLSESAYQTIINEPSINETLQQIKGANVVLHGIGDALTMAKRRKTAETTIAKLKTNKAVSEAFGYYFDKDGNVVHKVRTVGIQLEDLSTIDYVITIAGGKSKGQAITSYFKQGKSDLLITDEAAAEQILRGSPL, translated from the coding sequence ATGAGAGCTTTAATTGATTTGCAGAAAAAATTATTACCTGATCTGTTAGATGTTATGAAGCAAAGGTATTCGATTCTGCACAGTGTAGAACTTTTTCAACCAATTGGGAGGAGAGGACTTGCGGAAAACACTAATTTGACAGAACGTAATGTACGTGGCGAGGTCGAATTCTTATATGAACAAGGCTTAATCCAAGTAACGGCTAAAGGAATGTATGTAACAAAAGAGGGTAAATTAACGCTTGAACAACTTACTGACTTTATGAATGAAATAATGGGCTTAAGTGTTTTAGAAAAGCAAATAAAGGATAAATTACAAGTAGAGCATGTTATTATTGTTCCTGGTAATAGCGATGATTATGAATGGGTGAAGCAAGATATGGGAAAAGCATGCGCTGCATTCCTGAAAAAAATCGTTCAGCCTAACAATACAATTGCTGTAACAGGTGGTACAACCATGGCTTCAGCAGCAGATGTGATGACAGTGTTAAACAAGGAAAATAACTATTTATTTGTACCAGCTCGTGGGGGAATTGGTGAAAAAGTCGAAAACCAGGCAAATACAATTGCTTCCGAGATGGCGAGGAAAACAAATGGGGACTATCGCTTGTTATATGTCCCGGATCCATTAAGTGAGTCAGCTTATCAGACGATCATCAATGAGCCTTCCATCAATGAAACATTACAGCAAATAAAAGGCGCAAATGTTGTTTTACATGGAATAGGTGATGCGCTAACCATGGCAAAGCGCAGGAAAACAGCAGAGACCACTATTGCCAAATTAAAAACAAATAAAGCCGTGAGTGAAGCATTTGGTTATTATTTTGATAAGGACGGAAATGTTGTTCATAAAGTGCGAACAGTAGGTATCCAATTAGAAGATTTATCTACCATCGACTATGTTATTACAATAGCTGGAGGGAAATCAAAAGGACAAGCTATCACATCCTATTTTAAGCAGGGTAAAAGTGACTTGCTTATTACAGATGAAGCAGCAGCAGAACAGATTTTAAGGGGAAGTCCCCTTTAA
- a CDS encoding FixH family protein, whose amino-acid sequence MKTKFWLLPLIVALTLLSACGDEDNTEGSSEEITEDDLDVLEVEFDVPETADVDETIEMEAFVTYGEEAVEDADEVVFEVWEVGNEEDSEMMDSENHGDGTYTAETVFEQDGVYEMYAHTTARTMHTMPKKSVTVGEGAPVDQENADGDGDAEENEFHADGFGMHFVQPDEVNAGEDTELIVYLQMDEEEFEGADVRYEIWNYEVSDQHEWIDAEESESGEYIATHEFPEDGTYYIQIHVEDDDGLHEHEEHEVIINE is encoded by the coding sequence ATGAAAACTAAATTCTGGTTACTGCCATTGATAGTGGCTTTAACTTTACTGTCTGCATGTGGGGATGAAGATAACACCGAAGGATCTTCTGAGGAAATAACGGAAGATGATCTAGATGTGCTTGAAGTAGAATTTGACGTCCCTGAAACTGCTGATGTAGATGAAACAATTGAGATGGAAGCATTCGTTACATATGGTGAAGAAGCTGTAGAAGATGCGGATGAGGTTGTTTTTGAAGTCTGGGAAGTAGGTAACGAAGAAGATAGTGAAATGATGGATAGTGAAAATCATGGAGACGGAACCTATACAGCTGAAACTGTATTCGAACAAGATGGTGTTTATGAAATGTATGCCCATACGACAGCAAGAACCATGCATACGATGCCGAAAAAATCAGTAACTGTTGGTGAAGGAGCACCCGTTGATCAAGAAAATGCAGATGGAGATGGAGATGCAGAGGAAAATGAGTTTCATGCAGATGGATTTGGAATGCATTTTGTCCAGCCTGATGAAGTGAACGCTGGCGAGGACACTGAATTGATCGTTTATTTACAAATGGATGAGGAAGAATTTGAAGGTGCGGATGTTCGTTATGAAATTTGGAATTACGAAGTATCAGATCAGCATGAATGGATTGATGCTGAAGAATCTGAAAGCGGAGAATATATAGCTACTCATGAATTTCCAGAGGATGGAACGTACTACATTCAAATTCACGTTGAAGATGATGACGGTTTACACGAACATGAGGAGCATGAAGTAATAATTAATGAATAG
- a CDS encoding glutaredoxin family protein — MTNVIYYMKENCSLCDDAHALLTMLQHDYKFTIEPRDIYTNDAWLEEYQLLIPYVIINETELDGEQINIDTLEQALKENT, encoded by the coding sequence ATGACGAATGTTATCTATTATATGAAAGAAAACTGCTCGCTTTGCGATGATGCACATGCATTGCTTACCATGCTTCAGCATGATTACAAATTTACGATTGAGCCAAGGGATATATATACAAATGATGCTTGGCTCGAAGAATATCAGCTCTTAATTCCATATGTAATAATAAATGAAACGGAATTAGATGGCGAGCAAATCAATATTGATACGTTGGAGCAAGCACTTAAGGAAAACACCTAG
- a CDS encoding SMR family transporter gives MIFRNKTISIPLGTAYAVWVGLGAAGAVLMGVMFFNEAYRLETNPLFLYVW, from the coding sequence GTGATTTTTCGTAATAAAACAATATCAATTCCGCTTGGAACGGCCTATGCTGTATGGGTAGGGTTAGGCGCAGCAGGAGCAGTGTTAATGGGAGTTATGTTTTTCAATGAAGCTTACAGGTTGGAAACGAATCCTCTTTTTCTATATGTATGGTGA